A single region of the Halopiger xanaduensis SH-6 genome encodes:
- the pstB gene encoding phosphate ABC transporter ATP-binding protein PstB has translation MSRTNPAETTETTDSTEQTDGRTVSTTAGETVEETRPEWTDYDADGETKLAVENLNVHYGDDHALKDVSMEIPEQSVTALIGPSGCGKSTFLRCLNRMNDRIRGARVDGTVELDGEDIYQDGVDLVELRKRVGMVFQNPNPFPKSIRENISYGPRKHGDIETGLLARLTGRAEPERESNLVERSLKRAALWEEVNDRLEDNALGLSGGQQQRLCIARCLAVGPEVILMDEPASALDPIATSKIEDLIEDLAEDYTVVVVTHNMQQAARVSDQTAVFLTGGELVEYDDTDKIFENPESQRVEDYISGKFG, from the coding sequence ATGAGCCGAACGAACCCTGCAGAAACGACCGAGACGACCGATTCGACGGAGCAGACGGACGGACGGACGGTCTCGACGACCGCCGGCGAAACCGTCGAGGAAACGCGCCCCGAGTGGACCGACTACGACGCCGACGGCGAGACGAAACTCGCCGTCGAGAATCTGAACGTCCACTACGGCGACGATCACGCACTGAAGGACGTGTCGATGGAGATTCCCGAACAGAGCGTGACGGCGTTGATCGGTCCGTCCGGCTGTGGCAAGTCGACGTTCCTGCGCTGTCTGAATCGGATGAACGACCGCATCCGCGGCGCCCGCGTCGACGGAACGGTCGAACTCGACGGCGAGGACATCTACCAGGACGGCGTCGATCTCGTCGAGTTGCGAAAGCGCGTTGGGATGGTGTTCCAGAACCCGAATCCGTTTCCGAAATCGATTCGGGAGAACATCTCCTACGGGCCGCGGAAACACGGCGACATCGAGACGGGACTGCTCGCGCGGCTGACCGGTCGCGCCGAACCCGAGCGCGAGTCGAATCTCGTCGAACGCTCGCTGAAGCGGGCCGCGCTCTGGGAGGAGGTCAACGACCGGCTCGAGGACAACGCGCTGGGGCTGTCGGGCGGCCAGCAACAGCGCCTCTGTATCGCCCGGTGTCTGGCGGTCGGTCCGGAGGTCATCCTGATGGACGAGCCGGCCTCCGCGCTGGACCCGATCGCCACCTCGAAGATCGAGGATCTCATCGAGGATCTCGCGGAGGACTACACGGTCGTCGTCGTCACCCACAACATGCAACAGGCCGCGCGGGTTTCCGATCAGACCGCCGTCTTCCTGACCGGCGGCGAACTCGTCGAGTACGACGACACCGATAAGATCTTCGAGAACCCCGAAAGCCAGCGCGTCGAGGACTACATCAGCGGCAAGTTCGGGTGA
- the pstA gene encoding phosphate ABC transporter permease PstA yields MSRATETALVRDGRSGYEGAAIAAVGLSGLTFAVALVALLDVLEITVTVPVAGVALSTALGAALLVLGLGVVGFGLTSRLGSVDTGPQPSAGLVAAVAFTGVWFAVGSLVAGAAGLGTVGSTTVGGVVGAVAFAATAFPREDVGSTLPAGGLAVLGGLALVTGVVGPGWEWELVDYNATLFGDTAVPFLAMFVSLLTGWAAAKAYGGFGARGRNVGAYVLIYLIVLSILAVLVGLLAFVAVKGLPGLFNGFSVGGGTLIRWPFLTNGASLFADVAGVFPALVGTIWLVVGAVLFAVPTGVGAAVFLSEYAEQGRFTGVVEIATNGLWSTPSIVFGLFGAAFLIPRFGNQKSLLAGMLTLGFMLLPLVLITSREAILAVPDEYRDASAALGVSKWQTIRSVVLPAAIPGITTGVILGVGRIAGETAPILLTMGGGVLPGKEAAPNVIGGFQLHASPPFVTNPALLESTSALPYQLYALITAGLSGNIESPEQFAWGLALTLLLVVLAFYAIGIATRYYFRTKLHQ; encoded by the coding sequence ATGAGCCGCGCGACCGAAACCGCGCTCGTTCGCGACGGCCGCAGCGGTTACGAGGGTGCCGCCATCGCCGCGGTCGGCCTCTCCGGGCTGACGTTCGCCGTCGCGCTCGTCGCCTTGCTCGACGTCCTCGAGATCACCGTTACCGTCCCCGTCGCCGGCGTCGCGCTGTCGACGGCGCTGGGGGCGGCGCTGCTCGTGCTCGGACTCGGCGTCGTCGGCTTCGGTCTGACCTCGCGGCTGGGCTCCGTCGACACCGGCCCCCAACCGAGCGCGGGCCTCGTCGCCGCGGTCGCCTTCACCGGCGTCTGGTTCGCGGTCGGTTCGCTGGTCGCCGGCGCCGCCGGCCTCGGCACGGTGGGTTCGACGACCGTCGGCGGGGTCGTCGGTGCGGTCGCGTTCGCCGCGACCGCGTTCCCCCGCGAGGACGTCGGCTCGACGCTGCCGGCGGGGGGCTTGGCCGTCCTCGGCGGACTGGCGCTCGTCACCGGCGTCGTCGGCCCCGGCTGGGAGTGGGAACTCGTCGACTACAACGCGACGCTGTTCGGCGACACCGCCGTCCCGTTCCTCGCGATGTTCGTCTCGCTGCTCACCGGCTGGGCGGCCGCCAAGGCCTACGGCGGATTCGGCGCCCGCGGGCGAAACGTCGGCGCGTACGTCCTGATCTATCTGATCGTCCTCTCGATCCTCGCGGTGCTGGTCGGCCTCCTCGCCTTCGTCGCGGTCAAGGGACTCCCCGGACTGTTCAACGGGTTCTCCGTCGGCGGCGGAACGCTGATCAGGTGGCCCTTCCTGACGAACGGCGCGTCGCTGTTCGCCGACGTCGCCGGAGTGTTCCCCGCGCTCGTCGGCACGATCTGGCTGGTCGTCGGCGCCGTCTTGTTCGCGGTACCGACCGGCGTCGGCGCCGCGGTCTTCCTCAGCGAGTACGCCGAGCAGGGCCGGTTCACGGGCGTCGTCGAGATCGCGACCAACGGCCTCTGGAGCACCCCCAGCATCGTCTTCGGCCTGTTCGGCGCCGCCTTCCTCATTCCCCGATTCGGCAACCAGAAGTCGCTGCTCGCGGGGATGCTGACGCTCGGATTCATGCTGCTGCCGCTGGTGCTGATCACGAGCCGCGAGGCGATCCTGGCCGTCCCCGACGAGTACCGCGACGCCAGCGCGGCGCTGGGCGTCTCCAAGTGGCAGACGATCCGCAGCGTCGTCCTGCCCGCGGCGATCCCGGGGATCACGACCGGCGTCATCCTCGGCGTCGGCCGCATCGCCGGGGAGACGGCACCCATCCTGCTGACGATGGGCGGCGGCGTCCTCCCCGGAAAGGAGGCCGCGCCGAACGTCATCGGCGGCTTCCAGTTGCACGCTTCGCCGCCGTTCGTCACCAACCCCGCGCTGCTCGAGTCCACGAGCGCGCTGCCCTACCAGCTGTACGCGCTCATCACGGCGGGGCTCAGCGGCAACATCGAGAGCCCCGAGCAGTTCGCGTGGGGGCTCGCGCTGACGCTGCTGCTCGTCGTGTTGGCGTTCTACGCGATCGGCATCGCGACGCGATACTACTTCAGAACGAAACTCCACCAATGA
- the pstC gene encoding phosphate ABC transporter permease subunit PstC, with protein MSSVTDTEVGSWGERVERRVGRTREFVAETEPEALAVVGLSMGALLAAFAGFLLASPWAAVPFAAFLASTGYGWIRYQALTARAITFAMTTVTLVTLGLIVVFIFLEAIPAFRYESATVFGVSVPGLGMFTQTRWSPTSEPVRYSLLPMIHGTVMVTTIATLVAAPLGVAAALFIAEIAPPTVRELVKPGIEILAGIPSIVYGFIGFTIINPWASDEFALNGGSTYLFVGLVVGLMALPTVVSVAEDALTSVPDSMKDGSVALGATDWQSMTSITLPAAFSGVSAAVLLGVGRAIGETMAATVMLAGIQRIPEPITNVFYGYETLTSLIAANYGHANNVFESALFAAGVVLFVTVLCLSIASQYIEARMRRRLGGVE; from the coding sequence ATGAGTTCAGTTACTGATACGGAGGTCGGCAGTTGGGGAGAGCGAGTCGAGCGGCGGGTCGGCCGGACTCGAGAGTTCGTCGCCGAGACGGAACCGGAGGCGCTGGCGGTCGTCGGCCTCTCGATGGGGGCGCTTCTGGCCGCGTTCGCCGGATTCCTGTTGGCGTCGCCGTGGGCGGCCGTCCCGTTCGCCGCGTTTCTCGCGTCGACCGGCTACGGCTGGATACGATACCAGGCGCTCACCGCCCGGGCGATCACCTTCGCCATGACGACGGTGACGCTCGTCACGCTGGGGCTGATCGTCGTCTTCATCTTCCTCGAGGCGATTCCCGCGTTCCGGTACGAGAGCGCGACCGTCTTCGGCGTCTCCGTACCCGGACTGGGAATGTTCACCCAGACGCGGTGGAGCCCCACTTCCGAGCCCGTTCGCTACTCGCTGCTGCCGATGATCCACGGGACGGTGATGGTAACGACAATCGCGACGCTGGTGGCGGCCCCGCTGGGCGTGGCGGCGGCGCTTTTCATCGCCGAGATCGCCCCGCCGACCGTCCGAGAACTCGTCAAACCGGGAATCGAGATACTCGCAGGCATTCCGTCGATCGTCTACGGTTTCATCGGGTTCACGATCATCAACCCGTGGGCGAGCGACGAGTTCGCGCTCAACGGCGGCTCGACGTACCTGTTCGTCGGGCTGGTCGTCGGACTGATGGCGCTGCCGACGGTCGTCTCCGTCGCCGAGGACGCCCTGACGAGCGTCCCGGACTCGATGAAAGACGGGTCGGTCGCGCTCGGCGCCACCGACTGGCAGTCGATGACGTCGATCACGCTCCCGGCGGCGTTCTCGGGCGTCTCGGCGGCCGTCCTGCTCGGCGTCGGTCGAGCGATCGGCGAGACCATGGCGGCAACCGTAATGCTGGCCGGCATCCAGCGGATTCCCGAACCGATAACTAACGTCTTCTACGGCTACGAGACGCTCACGTCGCTGATCGCCGCTAACTACGGGCACGCCAACAACGTCTTCGAGAGCGCCCTCTTCGCCGCGGGCGTCGTGCTGTTCGTGACCGTCCTGTGTCTCAGCATCGCCTCGCAGTACATCGAGGCGCGCATGCGCCGACGCCTCGGGGGTGTCGAGTAA
- a CDS encoding substrate-binding domain-containing protein, with translation MSNDSERQAGGVSRRKYLLASATVGAAGLAGCSSSGGGNGNESGNGNGNGNGNGDGNGNGNGDGGSSNPSTLSAEGSSTVYPISNTGSSYWNSNAPPSDGEYWGSNDESSVPGWDQIETDKNIADYFAGLYGFEETGERSNPPFSTQVALSHSGTGCEAVRDGLVDIGNSSGPITAELDISEEERDENYVDHVVGRDGQPVFVSQEVYDAGVEQLTGEEIRGIYQGDIANWSEVGGPDQEIYVVGRAEGSGTDTTFRLNMLGDADAEMDVDTRLGQNQQVQQVLQDNDNAIGYMALAFAGSGIQAVAIDFDGTVYEPDPDAENTIYDAEYPLNRDLHMYTTITDDTPEGTDMREAAFLNMFLTEFGQQVFVEDENYITLPTSDLEAERDKLPDQV, from the coding sequence ATGTCAAACGATTCGGAGCGCCAGGCTGGCGGCGTATCACGTCGAAAATACCTACTGGCATCTGCTACCGTGGGGGCGGCTGGACTCGCTGGGTGTAGCAGTAGCGGCGGCGGGAACGGAAATGAAAGCGGTAACGGAAACGGCAATGGAAACGGGAACGGCGACGGCAACGGCAATGGCAACGGCGACGGGGGATCGTCGAACCCGAGCACGCTGAGCGCCGAGGGGTCCTCGACGGTGTACCCCATCTCGAACACGGGGAGTTCCTACTGGAACTCCAACGCGCCGCCGTCCGACGGCGAATACTGGGGTTCCAACGACGAGTCGTCGGTTCCCGGCTGGGACCAGATCGAGACCGACAAGAACATCGCCGACTACTTCGCGGGCCTGTACGGCTTCGAGGAAACCGGCGAGCGGTCGAACCCGCCGTTCAGCACGCAGGTCGCGCTGAGCCACTCCGGAACCGGTTGTGAGGCCGTCCGCGACGGGCTCGTCGACATCGGTAACTCCTCGGGGCCGATCACGGCGGAGCTCGATATCAGCGAGGAGGAGCGCGACGAGAACTACGTCGACCACGTCGTCGGCCGCGACGGCCAGCCGGTCTTCGTCAGCCAGGAGGTCTACGACGCCGGCGTCGAGCAGCTCACCGGCGAGGAGATCCGCGGGATCTACCAGGGGGACATCGCCAACTGGAGCGAGGTCGGCGGTCCCGACCAGGAAATCTACGTGGTCGGCCGCGCCGAGGGTTCGGGAACCGACACCACCTTCCGACTGAACATGCTCGGCGACGCCGACGCGGAGATGGACGTCGACACCCGCCTCGGCCAGAACCAGCAGGTCCAGCAGGTCCTCCAGGACAACGACAACGCGATCGGCTACATGGCGCTGGCGTTCGCGGGATCGGGCATTCAGGCGGTCGCCATCGACTTCGACGGCACCGTCTACGAGCCGGATCCCGACGCCGAGAACACCATTTACGACGCCGAGTATCCGCTGAACCGCGACCTCCACATGTACACGACGATCACCGACGACACGCCGGAGGGAACGGACATGCGCGAGGCCGCGTTCCTCAACATGTTCCTGACCGAATTCGGCCAGCAGGTGTTCGTCGAGGACGAGAACTACATCACGCTGCCGACGTCCGACCTGGAAGCCGAGCGGGACAAACTCCCCGATCAGGTGTAG
- a CDS encoding metallophosphoesterase family protein, with amino-acid sequence MTGDEYGLADVGDRVLLGRLEEPRSERATTLAVVGDPHIATRSQGTYRVFHRTEQRLRAVIDDVNERAVDLVLFPGDLTKDGEPWNYDRVDALLEELERPFIATPGNHDLQKCDDDHRCPSATAFGKRYGATSFPFHREVGGIDLLVLNSAAGPDGPYAETHRGRLSSAQLEWLDDRLADASVPIVTCHHNPLPVVTDPLCHADPWRAFTMRDRGRVRSLLERHGVSLVVTGHHHLPSLVRRNGLCQLIAPAIASFPQAYCLLEIDETGTNVWLVSHATETGRAEAYDLAADGPPFWRAVLGITENTLASLPLLYEPTQLDDAALAG; translated from the coding sequence ATGACGGGCGACGAGTACGGCCTCGCCGACGTCGGCGACCGAGTGCTCCTCGGCCGGCTCGAGGAGCCTCGATCCGAGCGGGCGACGACGCTCGCGGTGGTCGGCGACCCCCATATCGCAACCCGGTCGCAGGGGACCTACCGCGTCTTCCACCGGACCGAACAGCGGCTCCGGGCCGTCATCGACGACGTCAACGAGCGCGCGGTCGACCTCGTGCTCTTCCCCGGCGACCTCACGAAGGACGGCGAGCCCTGGAACTACGACCGCGTCGACGCCCTGCTCGAGGAACTTGAGCGGCCGTTCATCGCGACGCCGGGGAACCACGACCTCCAGAAGTGCGACGACGACCACCGGTGTCCGTCGGCGACGGCCTTTGGGAAGCGGTACGGAGCGACGTCGTTCCCGTTCCACCGCGAGGTCGGCGGGATCGACCTCCTCGTGCTCAACAGCGCAGCCGGCCCGGACGGGCCGTACGCCGAAACGCACCGCGGGCGCCTCTCGTCGGCTCAGCTGGAGTGGCTCGACGACCGGCTCGCGGACGCATCGGTCCCGATCGTCACCTGCCACCACAACCCGCTGCCGGTCGTAACCGACCCGCTCTGTCACGCGGATCCCTGGCGCGCGTTCACGATGCGCGATCGCGGTCGCGTTCGATCGCTCCTCGAGCGCCACGGGGTCTCGCTGGTCGTCACCGGCCACCACCACCTGCCGTCGTTGGTCAGACGAAACGGGCTGTGCCAGCTCATCGCGCCGGCGATCGCGTCGTTCCCGCAGGCGTACTGCCTCCTCGAGATCGACGAGACGGGGACGAACGTCTGGTTGGTCTCGCACGCGACCGAGACGGGCCGGGCGGAGGCGTACGACCTGGCCGCCGACGGACCGCCGTTCTGGCGGGCGGTGCTCGGGATCACCGAGAACACGCTGGCGAGCCTGCCGCTGCTCTACGAGCCGACGCAGCTGGACGACGCTGCGCTGGCCGGCTGA
- a CDS encoding DUF7260 family protein, translating to MSPTPTTDCDRNPDRDRDRDRDRGSAESPGTLEAPAAPEIREPLATAREVLEREDRQLTVEQRAFERFQRRVAALETAAPRATAPTAGTGLGAGIGTGAAGAGGVGTGTTGTTLHSRPSEGLSQVRDAYVETVMSVPHYDDLYDDTWLESIAEEFSEEQAAALEQHAQLHPRLQRSLVTAAEQVVENRAQLRERVETEREAVDDADRELTDVCEDLQSLLEQPLAQLEFNALRLTRDRLESLRERCDDLATERQTALQRRRQEYVLGNAGTLEDYFYGDCEHTYPILAAIADLGAGIERGTAAVDRSLEQLLERESTAHPFGGSES from the coding sequence GTGTCCCCGACACCGACCACCGACTGCGACCGCAATCCCGATCGGGATCGGGATCGCGACCGTGATCGCGGATCCGCCGAGTCGCCCGGGACGCTCGAGGCGCCGGCCGCCCCTGAGATACGCGAGCCGCTCGCGACGGCGCGCGAGGTCCTCGAGCGGGAGGATCGACAACTGACCGTCGAGCAACGCGCGTTCGAGCGGTTCCAGCGACGCGTCGCAGCGCTCGAGACGGCGGCGCCCCGAGCAACCGCTCCCACCGCTGGTACAGGGCTCGGCGCTGGAATCGGCACCGGAGCCGCCGGTGCCGGCGGCGTCGGAACCGGAACGACGGGCACCACGCTGCACAGTCGACCGTCCGAGGGACTCTCGCAGGTCCGGGACGCGTACGTCGAGACGGTGATGAGCGTTCCCCACTACGACGACCTGTACGACGACACCTGGCTCGAGAGCATCGCCGAGGAGTTCAGCGAGGAGCAGGCGGCGGCGCTCGAGCAGCACGCGCAGCTGCACCCGCGGTTGCAGCGGTCGCTCGTGACCGCGGCGGAACAGGTCGTCGAGAATCGGGCCCAACTCCGCGAGCGCGTCGAGACCGAACGGGAGGCCGTCGACGACGCCGATCGCGAACTGACCGACGTCTGTGAGGACCTGCAGTCGCTGCTCGAGCAGCCGCTGGCGCAACTGGAGTTCAACGCGCTCCGGCTGACGCGGGATCGCCTGGAAAGCCTTCGCGAGCGGTGCGACGACCTCGCGACCGAGCGCCAGACCGCGCTGCAGCGGCGGCGCCAGGAGTACGTGCTCGGCAACGCCGGGACACTCGAGGACTACTTCTACGGGGACTGCGAGCACACGTATCCGATTCTCGCCGCGATCGCCGATCTCGGGGCTGGTATCGAACGCGGGACGGCTGCCGTGGATCGGTCGCTCGAACAGTTGCTCGAGCGCGAATCGACGGCACATCCGTTCGGTGGGTCAGAATCGTAG
- a CDS encoding DUF7511 domain-containing protein, protein MTDSTSEYDSDSVRQRLQTAARYPPRSQSIDLESIVVRYEDRTDRCTITPRECPDSERLTTWLSADIDAFVELEQLR, encoded by the coding sequence ATGACGGACTCAACGAGCGAATACGATTCCGACAGCGTCCGACAGCGACTGCAGACGGCGGCCCGGTACCCGCCTCGATCGCAGTCGATCGACCTCGAGTCCATCGTCGTCCGGTACGAGGACCGCACCGATCGGTGTACGATCACGCCCCGGGAGTGTCCCGATTCGGAGCGGCTCACGACCTGGCTCTCGGCGGACATCGACGCGTTCGTCGAACTCGAACAGCTGCGCTAG
- the lrpA1 gene encoding HTH-type transcriptional regulator LrpA1: MSTQATEDRILEVLEEDAQASYADIAERAGVSKPTVRKYINQLEEEGVIVGYSADIDPKKLSSKTIAMVGIDVSSERYVEATKALKDLDQIEALYSSSGDHMLMAEVRAEDGDSLGEIISEDLMEIEGVTAAHPSFLQERLK, from the coding sequence ATGAGTACCCAGGCTACGGAAGATCGCATCCTCGAGGTTCTCGAAGAGGATGCACAGGCCTCGTACGCCGACATTGCCGAGCGGGCGGGGGTGTCGAAGCCGACGGTCCGCAAGTACATCAACCAACTCGAAGAGGAGGGCGTCATCGTCGGCTACTCCGCCGACATCGACCCGAAGAAGCTCTCGAGCAAGACCATCGCGATGGTCGGGATCGACGTCTCGAGCGAACGCTACGTCGAGGCGACGAAGGCGCTGAAGGACCTAGACCAGATCGAAGCGCTGTACAGTTCCAGCGGCGACCACATGCTGATGGCCGAGGTGCGCGCCGAAGACGGCGACTCGCTGGGCGAGATCATCTCCGAGGACCTCATGGAGATCGAGGGCGTGACCGCCGCGCATCCGTCGTTCTTGCAGGAGCGATTGAAGTAA
- a CDS encoding double zinc ribbon domain-containing protein, translating into MSPGNSSASSRPPCPDCGATVPPDANFCLHCGVELGTVEPAYCSSCGEAFERDDEFCSNCGTPRKGVESDATRPSRQSRPRSDSSRQRQARRAFERRIQRHLDAGWELQHDYGDRVVLVDRDIGSIPVHVVLLLTTGGVGNLLYGWYHYSERAEQRHLSVDDRYTPPANGPGRGRDSSTAASERISTGSAYVMTATFLFVGAVLSLVALLNGAIVSGLIGLAFAAVGLYVAPAFRRRFKRRHGITDFGRKRTVDHRVVGPDEASEADGERCVVCNEPFDGGLVRRRRDETVVAGLPVRTHAMEHNYYCSECARTDLFGPGSDSRSTPASDVTSDLEGDDSGGATIDEDADANTETATDAAADTIADDRE; encoded by the coding sequence GGCATCGAGTCGGCCCCCGTGTCCCGACTGCGGAGCGACCGTGCCGCCCGACGCGAACTTCTGTCTCCACTGTGGGGTGGAACTGGGGACGGTGGAACCAGCGTACTGTTCGTCGTGCGGGGAAGCCTTCGAGCGCGACGACGAGTTCTGCTCGAACTGCGGGACGCCACGGAAGGGCGTCGAAAGTGACGCGACACGTCCATCTCGGCAGTCGAGACCGCGATCGGACTCGAGCCGGCAGCGACAGGCACGCCGAGCGTTCGAGCGACGCATTCAGCGACACCTCGACGCGGGGTGGGAGCTCCAGCACGATTACGGAGACCGCGTCGTCCTCGTCGATCGGGATATCGGGTCGATCCCCGTCCACGTCGTCCTACTGCTTACCACGGGCGGCGTCGGGAATCTCCTGTACGGCTGGTACCACTACTCGGAGCGCGCCGAGCAGCGCCACCTCTCCGTCGACGATCGGTACACGCCGCCCGCGAACGGTCCGGGTCGGGGACGCGATTCGTCGACGGCTGCCTCCGAACGGATATCGACGGGGTCGGCGTACGTGATGACGGCGACGTTCCTGTTCGTCGGCGCCGTGTTGTCGCTCGTAGCGCTTCTCAACGGCGCGATCGTTTCCGGCCTCATCGGGCTCGCATTCGCCGCCGTCGGACTCTACGTCGCCCCGGCGTTCAGGCGACGGTTCAAACGCCGCCACGGGATCACCGATTTCGGACGGAAGCGAACCGTGGATCACCGAGTCGTCGGGCCCGACGAAGCCAGCGAAGCCGACGGCGAACGCTGCGTCGTCTGCAACGAGCCGTTCGACGGCGGTCTCGTTCGCCGTCGCCGGGACGAGACGGTCGTCGCGGGATTGCCCGTCCGGACCCACGCGATGGAGCACAATTATTACTGCAGCGAGTGTGCCAGAACCGATCTCTTCGGACCCGGCTCCGACTCCCGCTCCACGCCCGCCTCGGACGTCACATCGGACCTCGAGGGCGACGATTCCGGTGGCGCGACGATCGACGAGGATGCGGACGCAAATACGGAGACGGCTACAGATGCGGCTGCGGATACGATAGCCGACGATCGGGAATGA